The following proteins are encoded in a genomic region of Ornithodoros turicata isolate Travis chromosome 6, ASM3712646v1, whole genome shotgun sequence:
- the LOC135398386 gene encoding uncharacterized protein LOC135398386, with protein sequence MLLGSTANWCTLPEPILMENTPLEQVRVHRFLGITLDSSSSWPPLVKDLQTRCKTTLNVTKRLSGRHSGCPQMTLLTIHNATTAARMLFGLSYAKPSRSALESLELLHRRGLKLALGLPPGARNVAVYAEAAALPLQLRATQHLLNQLTRLNRTTTGRALLQRLRDRQRSRFSCTLFTQDQLFRPIPSVPSPDAPWMLLGTAIQTTLPGLPRKKDVPDAVAQFLAAERLQESYQDYLHVYTDASVDPGRRACALACHIPATQFSWAEGLSGLLYSTDAELLAITEALDIIAKTSATKAVILTDSRGALSRLNNRYEHCPLSFRAHQKLQLLLASGHRIALQWIPSHKGIPGNEMADSLSKQATTKTLVRQAPSTTSQAKKSIALHVRSFHPDKHTADGTAPPPCITACLTRDEASLLLRLRASCAFTRAYGFTIGQVDDPRYGTCGVQESVAHLITRCRDTASQRDLLFQNLSSAGISDHSLVNLVYPMGPRHHRRRIQRELLQFLSSTGLDTRL encoded by the coding sequence ATGCTGCTTGGTTCCACGGCAAACTGGTGTACGCTGCCCGAACCAATCCTGATGGAAAACACGCCACTTGAACAGGTACGTGTCCACCGTTTTCTCGGAATAACTTTGGATTCCAGTTCCTCCTGGCCTCCACTCGTCAAGGACCTCCAGACCAGATGCAAGACAACCCTGAACGTGACCAAGCGACTCAGCGGACGGCACTCCGGCTGCCCCCAGATGACCCTCCTGACCATCCACAACGCCACCACAGCCGCACGGATGCTCTTCGGACTCTCCTACGCCAAGCCCAGCAGATCAGCGCTGGAATCCCTGGAACTGCTCCACCGTCGCGGACTGAAGCTGGCTCTCGGACTCCCACCTGGGGCGCGGAACGTCGCCGTCTACGCCGAGGCTGCCGCTCTCCCTCTTCAACTACGAGCCACCCAACACCTGCTGAACCAGCTCACCAGACTGAACAGGACAACAACCGGAAGGGCGCTACTGCAGCGTCTAAGGGACCGACAACGGAGCCGTTTTTCATGTACACTTTTCACGCAGGACCAGCTGTTCCGGCCCATCCCATCAGTCCCCAGTCCAGACGCTCCATGGATGCTCCTCGGGACCGCCATCCAGACAACACTGCCAGGCCTGCCACGGAAAAAGGACGTTCCGGATGCGGTGGCACAGTTCCTGGCCGCCGAGCGCCTTCAAGAGAGCTACCAGGACTACCTGCACGTGTACACGGACGCCTCAGTCGACCCTGGACGACGCGCCTGCGCCCTGGCCTGCCACATCCCAGCAACACAGTTCTCCTGGGCCGAAGGATTGTCCGGACTCCTTTACTCCACGGATGCAGAACTCCTGGCGATCACGGAAGCCCTGGACATCATCGCCAAGACGAGCGCCACCAAAGCGGTTATCCTCACGGACTCCCGCGGGGCTCTGTCGAGGCTAAACAACCGTTACGAACACTGCCCTCTCTCTTTCAGAGCACACCAGAAGCTGCAACTCCTCCTGGCATCCGGTCATCGCATCGCGCTGCAGTGGATCCCATCCCACAAAGGCATCCCCGGCAACGAGATGGCGGACTCCCTGAGCAAGCAGGCAACCACCAAGACCCTGGTCCGCCAGGCACCATCTACCACCAGCCAGGCCAAGAAGAGCATCGCCCTCCACGTGCGCAGCTTCCACCCGGACAAGCACACGGCGGATGGGACAGCACCCCCACCCTGCATCACGGCCTGCCTAACCAGGGACGAGGCATCGCTGCTGCTCAGGCTCCGTGCGTCGTGCGCCTTCACCCGGGCGTACGGCTTCACGATCGGCCAGGTCGACGACCCACGCTACGGAACCTGCGGTGTCCAGGAGAGTGTTGCACACCTAATCACTCGCTGCAGAGATACTGCTTCTCAGAGAGATCTTCTTTTCCAGAACCTGTCCAGCGCCGGCATCTCCGACCACAGCCTGGTTAACCTGGTCTACCCCATGGGCCCACGACACCATCGCCGACGCATCCAGAGGGAGCTGCTGCAGTTCCTGAGCTCTACCGGCCTGGACACCCGCCTGTAG
- the LOC135398384 gene encoding uncharacterized protein LOC135398384, which yields MPCEWSPSRSGPINPAIVRPARPAAVRSAQAFPALPKPAAPAKKPATAKPTSGKIPDTNATPSVWDLPRDPAPTQSPPPPAANRPSRTTPAPPKPAAQEAAPMPEPAPPQGTQLVMMLVPLLIIAFRAMLAAIPAASNIPEVQAFKVMKPMLASLLSTFSYGQ from the coding sequence ATGCCGTGCGAGTGGAGCCCATCCCGGAGTGGCCCCATCAACCCCGCCATCGTCAGACCAGCGCGCCCAGCAGCCGTCCGAAGCGCCCAGGCCTTCCCAGCACTGCCGAAGCCAGCGGCCCCTGCCAAGAAGCCTGCTACAGCCAAACCGACCTCAGGTAagattcctgacactaatgctACCCCCAGTGTTTGGGATCTGCCCAGGGACCCTGCCCCGACCCAGAGCCCACCGCCGCCTGCCGCCAACAGACCCTCGCGGACGACGCCGGCCCCTCCCAAGCCTGCTGCCCAGGAAGCTGCTCCCATGCCGGAACCTGCACCTCCCCAGGGCACCcagctggtgatgatgttggtcCCCCTGCTCATCATAGCCTTCCGTGCCATGCTGGCCGCGATCCCTGCTGCCAGCAACATCCCAGAAGTCCAGGCCTTCAAGGTAATGAAACCAATGCTTGCCagtctgctttctactttcagtTATGGACAGTAA